The following proteins are encoded in a genomic region of Amphiura filiformis chromosome 11, Afil_fr2py, whole genome shotgun sequence:
- the LOC140165034 gene encoding histone H1-like, whose amino-acid sequence MADAAAPAAPAQKKAKKATKKAAPSHPVYKDMILAAIASLKDRKGSSRQAILKYIAANYKGVGDEKQVNVHLKMALKRLTESKVLVHAKGTGASGSFKAAEKAKAAPKAKKSAAKKPKAKKSKAKKPAAKKAKKPAAAKKAKKPKAKKAKKAAKAPAAAKPKAKAPAKKKAAKKAPKKKAAKKSKK is encoded by the coding sequence ATGGCCGATGCAGCAGCACCAGCAGCGCCTGCCCAGAAAAAGGCAAAGAAGGCAACAAAGAAAGCAGCACCTTCTCATCCAGTGTACAAAGATATGATTTTGGCTGCGATTGCTTCATTGAAAGACAGAAAAGGTTCATCTCGCCAAGCTATTCTGAAATACATTGCGGCAAACTACAAGGGTGTCGGCGATGAGAAACAGGTCAACGTGCATCTGAAGATGGCTCTGAAGAGGCTGACAGAGAGCAAAGTCTTGGTTCATGCTAAAGGTACTGGGGCATCTGGAAGCTTCAAGGCTGCAGAAAAAGCAAAGGCAGCACCAAAGGCAAAGAAGTCAGCGGCGAAGAAACCAAAAGCAAAGAAATCAAAGGCAAAGAAACCAGCCGCCAAGAAGGCCAAGAAACCAGCAGCAGCAAAGAAAGCCAAGAAACCAAAAGCGAAGAAAGCAAAGAAGGCCGCCAAGGCACCAGCCGCTGCAAAGCCAAAAGCTAAAGCACCAGCAAAGAAGAAGGCAGCAAAGAAGGCACCCAAGAAGAAGGCAGCAAAGAAATCAAAAAAGTAA